The following is a genomic window from Fusobacterium sp. DD2.
TTTTATTTTTGGTCGTACGACTTTCAATGCCCGAAAACGTTTAGCCCGTGGATTCTTGAAGCTGCTCCACTCGTCCATAATTACCATGTCAAAGGGCCATTCAGTCTTGTAGTGCTCCACTAACCACACTACATTCTCACGATTGATAATATAAACATCTGCATTGACTGATAAAGCTTCAAGCCTTTTCTTTTCGCTACCAAGAACTAATGAAGTTCTTAATAATTTTAGATGGTCCCATTTTTCTACTTCATCTGACCATGTTGCCTCTGCCACCTTTTTAGGTGCTATAACTAAAACTTTACTGACTTCAAAACGATTATAAATTAAATCCTGTACAGCTGTAAGTGTAATAATAGTTTTACCCAGCCCCATATCAAGTAGCAGCCCCAACTTATCGTCATGGATCATACGCTCAATGCAATATTTCTGATAGTTATGTGGTTTAAATTCCAATTACATCACCTGCCAAGGTTTCAATAAAGTTGTCTATCTCTTCATAAGTTGCCAAAATATACACATCCACTCCGCATTTTCTTATTTTATTAATAACAGCTTTCTGAAGTTTTGAAAGATTATTCCTCTTATCTGGTGCTTTCAACTCCACAAATCTGACTTTTTTATTTAAAATTACTATCCTATCAGGTACTCCAGCTGTTCCCGGACTGGTCCATTTTATGCACAGGCCTCCCGAGTCCTTTACCTTTTTTTTCAAGTAATCTTCTATCTGCTTTTCTGAAATTCTCATTAGGTCCTCCTTCGCCCTTGTAAATATAAACCCTCTCTATATATATCTATATACAGGCGTATTAGGCGTATAGGTATTACTATATATTCCCCTATTATATCTATATTTATACTCTATATACATATTAGTTTACATAGTATACAAATTAATTTAAGACTGCTATAATTGATACTTACATGTATAAACTAATTTATAAACTAGTGCGTAAACTGGAGAAAAGGGTTTACATTTGCTTGGTTTACAAATTTACACGTCCGGTTTGCACTTTTTAAATCCTTTTTGTATGCCATAACTTCCAAATCTAGCTGTGCTTTTTATGCGCTCCCAGTCCTTTAGGTTAGACATGATGGCAGTAATCTCACGACTGTCCATAGGTTTTATGAATCTCTTATCATTTTTTAAAGCTTCTTCCCATATCTCAGCTACGCATACCCTATCACGTTCCACCCAGGTATCCTGAACACGCTCGTCATATTCATCAAGTATTAGCCTCCTTGTATACAGGTCCAGCTTGTACCAATTCTCTGGAAGTTTCTTATCCAGATAATCCAGGATTAAACCTTTTTTCATATTACCTTCTTTATGTTCTTCCTGTTCTATTCTAGCTAATTCACTTGCCTCTTCTCCTAATAATAGACTTATATCATTATCCAATGCCTTATTATATGCCTCAGCCCACAACTGTTCTACTTCGTCATCCAGGTCATCAAATATAGATTTTTTAGTTTTACCAGTAAATGCATCAATCGGCCAAAAACGTCTTCCTCCAGATTCATCATTTAAAAATTCAGCATCGTTCGAAGTCCCGATGAATACACATCTTCTTGGATATATATTAGTACGTCTTCCGTAAGCTTCACGGAATATATCTTCCTGCCTACTTAAAAACTGTTTAGCCGCGTTCTTCTCTGACTTCCTCAATCCTGTTAGTTCTCCAACCTCTACGATCCAACTCCCTTGGATAATCTCACATGCTTCTTTACCCTCAAAGGTTACCAACGAATCATTGTACCAGTTTCCACCAAGTTTCCGTAAGAATGTTGATTTACCTTTACCCTGAGGTCCTATTACTACGGGCATGGTATCCCACTTGATACTCTTATTTGATACAGCTCTTTTTACAGCTGCAATCATTGTTTTCTCAGCAACTTCACGGGTATAAGCATTATCTGCACATCCTAAATAATCCACAAACATAGTTGGAAGTCTTTCAACTCCGTCCCACGCAAGTGATTTCAGATACTCCTCCACAGAGTTTCTTGCGTTGTTCTTAGCTGTAAGATTTACTGCGTCCTCGATTTTGCTTTTTCCTGTTATATCAAAAATCTTTTCAAGATACCAACGTATACCAGCATCATCAGTATCTGTCCATAATCTCTCTTCGGTGTTATTATCCCAAGGTAATGCACCTTCAACCATCATTCTATTGGAGAAGGTATCGGTGAATATTTTACCCTTTAATTCAGGAGAGTTTGCCAATATGATTAATAAATTAGGAAGTGTAGGAGCAACTGTTCCATCAGCTCCAGCATCTAACTGTTTCATCCATTCAGTATCGTGTACAACCTCTCCTTCTTGTACCACTTCAGCTGTATCAATCCCGCCGTTTATAAACTCCATACTCTCAGCAAATTCCTCTTGCGCTGTTTTTATATTCTCAACTAATAAGTCATCTGCCACATTTGTATTCTTTCTTATGAAGTCCATGGTAGCCTTCCAGCTTGGCAAACGATTAACTGGAGTATTCGGATCTGCTTCCTCATCAAGATGTCCAAATTTGTGCAGCCTTAATAAATCAAAAGAGTTAACTAACTTCTGTGAGCATGGATCCGTTGCGTGATGAGAGTATAAAAATAAACCGTCACCATAGATTACAGCTCCAGCTGATGTGGATCCACCTGAATAAGTTAGTCTGTCAGGTATATCAGTTTCTGTATACGCATCAGGTAGGAATTCAGCTATAGTCTCTCTTATGTCGTATCTTCGGCAAAATGCTCCAATCAATCCGGATTTTTCAGTTGGATTCTCTTGTTTTTTCAGCATATTCTCGTAAAGCTTTTCACATCCAGGAATTACTGACCAAGAAGTTATATCTTTCCAATCTGCGTACATTTTTAAAATACCCTTACCATCTACCATAGGCTTATCTTCGTAAGTAAAAACATAATCAGAGTCTTTGGAATGGCTCGGCCAATACATTAACCGATCCGCTTGGAAAGTAGTTGGGTCACAATACTTTATTCCTATTATTTCAGCAATTTTTCTTGCTATTGGCTCATACTCATCTGGAGTAACATCATAAGCCAATGGAAGTATTACTCTCAATCTTGGCTTAATTTTGCTGTGCTTTCTAGTACTATAGACTGCATATCCACAACCTAGTGCATTTAAAGTTTTCAGGACTGCAGTATCATCTCCCAGACACATATTATCCATATCTAAAGTTATTAAGCTTCTTGAGTGTACGGCTTCTTTAATTCTGTTAGGGCCTGATAAGTTACCCCCGACAAATCCGCCCACATCTTTCAGATTGTCCTGGTCTTTTTTAGAAAGACGCATATAAGTTGTAATTGTTTCTTCTGTAACTATAGGTTTGCTTATTCTATCCACAAAACTTGCCCAGCTCATTTCAATAGTTTTCCAGCTCTTGCTGAATCTGTTAGTAGCTAGTGCTAGTTTCAGCAGTCTATTATTTACCATATTTTTTATGTCCTCCTTAATCACATAATGGTGCTGCAGGCATTAGTACAAATTCATATATACCATCAGATTGATTTTCTTCTGCATATACAAATTGGCTCGATGTAGTGAAGTACAATCTTATATTTCTACATTTTTTTACTCGTTCCATGTACTTGAGTATATATTTATTTGTGAATGAAATCTTAAGTGGCCGTGTCGATGCACATAAGACTTCAACTGGTCCTTCAATTATTTTAGTGTTTTCATCATTCACAGCCTCCAGTGCTCCTCCTGATCTGTCTACACATAATCTAACTATGCCGGACACTTTTGAAAATTCTTTTAGTACCTTTATGAATCCGTCCGGTTGGATATCCATATAGTCTGTATAATTTGCTTTTGCTTTCTCCAGCTAATCCAACTTTAATACCGGGCAGTCTATAGATGTTTTTATAGTTGTAAAAATACTATTTTCTTTCATTAGTTCAATTGTTATATCTTTATCTACTGTAATCTTAATCCACTCAGGATTTATCACTTTAATTGCTTTTACTATTCTATAATGAATACTTATATCAGTATCGAAGTAAAAACCATGATACCATGCCAGTCTGTAACCATCACTTGTGTACATTCCTTTATATCCTAAAACTATATTTCCTGCTGCTCTGACAGTGTCTACGGCTTTTCTATTCTCAGCAATATCGACTAAAGTATATAATTTTTTCAGTTCTGATTTATTTAAGATTTTTGATTCCATTATTCTCTCCCTTCAAGCTCCAATCCCCATCAATTCGGCCTGTATTATTTCGCCAGTTCGATAGGTAAGTACTGACAATTAATTCACAACTAAATCCCCTATACTCAGCTATTAACATGTAAAGTCTTAATATCTCCATTAAATACTTAAATCTATCATTTATAGGAGCATACAATGTCTTCTTCAATTGGAAAACAAGTTCCATTATCAATTTGTATTTATCTTCTTTTTTTAAGTAATCGACTTCCTGATATAGTACTGCATCCTGGCGTCTCCATAATTCAAGTAAATCATTAACTGGTGTCATGTTAAATTTATTAAATAGCTGGAGTATAAAAAATAATATGTCAGCAAATTCTTTTACCTCATCATCATATGAATACTCTTTCTCCTTCCAATTC
Proteins encoded in this region:
- a CDS encoding VRR-NUC domain-containing protein, producing the protein MRISEKQIEDYLKKKVKDSGGLCIKWTSPGTAGVPDRIVILNKKVRFVELKAPDKRNNLSKLQKAVINKIRKCGVDVYILATYEEIDNFIETLAGDVIGI
- a CDS encoding virulence-associated E family protein, with the protein product MVNNRLLKLALATNRFSKSWKTIEMSWASFVDRISKPIVTEETITTYMRLSKKDQDNLKDVGGFVGGNLSGPNRIKEAVHSRSLITLDMDNMCLGDDTAVLKTLNALGCGYAVYSTRKHSKIKPRLRVILPLAYDVTPDEYEPIARKIAEIIGIKYCDPTTFQADRLMYWPSHSKDSDYVFTYEDKPMVDGKGILKMYADWKDITSWSVIPGCEKLYENMLKKQENPTEKSGLIGAFCRRYDIRETIAEFLPDAYTETDIPDRLTYSGGSTSAGAVIYGDGLFLYSHHATDPCSQKLVNSFDLLRLHKFGHLDEEADPNTPVNRLPSWKATMDFIRKNTNVADDLLVENIKTAQEEFAESMEFINGGIDTAEVVQEGEVVHDTEWMKQLDAGADGTVAPTLPNLLIILANSPELKGKIFTDTFSNRMMVEGALPWDNNTEERLWTDTDDAGIRWYLEKIFDITGKSKIEDAVNLTAKNNARNSVEEYLKSLAWDGVERLPTMFVDYLGCADNAYTREVAEKTMIAAVKRAVSNKSIKWDTMPVVIGPQGKGKSTFLRKLGGNWYNDSLVTFEGKEACEIIQGSWIVEVGELTGLRKSEKNAAKQFLSRQEDIFREAYGRRTNIYPRRCVFIGTSNDAEFLNDESGGRRFWPIDAFTGKTKKSIFDDLDDEVEQLWAEAYNKALDNDISLLLGEEASELARIEQEEHKEGNMKKGLILDYLDKKLPENWYKLDLYTRRLILDEYDERVQDTWVERDRVCVAEIWEEALKNDKRFIKPMDSREITAIMSNLKDWERIKSTARFGSYGIQKGFKKCKPDV
- a CDS encoding dUTP diphosphatase, producing MTFIGLLKLQSDLEIIIESERNNGFTPRKRDTKDIILGLDDELQEWLKEVPEALNFKNWKEKEYSYDDEVKEFADILFFILQLFNKFNMTPVNDLLELWRRQDAVLYQEVDYLKKEDKYKLIMELVFQLKKTLYAPINDRFKYLMEILRLYMLIAEYRGFSCELIVSTYLSNWRNNTGRIDGDWSLKGENNGIKNLK